The Actinomycetes bacterium genome window below encodes:
- a CDS encoding cobalamin-binding protein, protein SLRGRLDAVRAAVAGGVPVPVMVLEWTDPPFTPGHWVPDMVTAAGGLPLLGSAGARSVRTSWPAVLAAQPAVVVAASCGFGLADSMRLAEEVADRVPRDVPLWAVDANASFARPGPRLVDGVEALAAILHPDARLPLDHSLARRVR, encoded by the coding sequence CTCGCTGCGAGGCCGGCTGGACGCGGTGCGCGCCGCGGTCGCCGGCGGGGTGCCGGTGCCGGTGATGGTGCTCGAGTGGACCGACCCGCCCTTCACCCCTGGCCACTGGGTGCCCGACATGGTCACCGCGGCCGGCGGGCTCCCGCTGCTCGGTAGCGCCGGGGCGCGCTCCGTGCGTACGTCCTGGCCGGCCGTCCTGGCCGCGCAACCCGCGGTGGTGGTCGCGGCGTCCTGCGGTTTCGGGCTGGCCGACTCGATGCGGCTCGCCGAGGAGGTGGCCGACCGGGTGCCCCGCGACGTACCGCTGTGGGCGGTCGACGCCAACGCGTCCTTCGCGCGTCCGGGACCCCGACTCGTGGACGGCGTCGAGGCGCTGGCGGCGATCCTCCACCCCGACGCCCGCCTGCCCCTCGACCACTCGCTGGCGCGCCGCGTCCGGTGA
- a CDS encoding isochorismatase family protein translates to MTTYDSTTALLVVDVQNDFADPAGGLYVRGGEELARPIGVEVGAAHNAGSAVVYTQDWHPATTPHFDKDGGVWPVHCVHDTWGAELHPDLLVQGPVVRKGTSGEDGYSAFSVRDPLSGAAASTQLQSLLDPAVQRLVIVGLAGDYCVRETALDGRRLGYDVEVPLALTRFVELAEGDTERAVAEMREAGVVLT, encoded by the coding sequence GTGACGACCTACGACAGCACGACGGCCCTGCTCGTCGTGGACGTGCAGAACGACTTCGCCGACCCCGCAGGAGGGCTCTACGTCCGGGGCGGCGAGGAGCTCGCCCGCCCGATCGGCGTCGAGGTCGGCGCCGCCCACAACGCCGGCTCGGCGGTCGTCTACACCCAGGACTGGCACCCGGCCACGACGCCGCACTTCGACAAGGACGGCGGCGTCTGGCCGGTCCACTGCGTCCACGACACCTGGGGTGCCGAGCTGCACCCCGACCTGCTCGTGCAGGGCCCGGTCGTGCGCAAGGGCACGTCCGGGGAGGACGGCTACTCCGCCTTCTCGGTGCGCGACCCGCTCTCCGGGGCGGCCGCCTCGACCCAGCTGCAGTCGCTGCTCGACCCCGCGGTGCAGCGGCTGGTGATCGTCGGCCTGGCCGGCGACTACTGCGTCCGGGAGACAGCGCTCGACGGTCGCCGGCTCGGCTACGACGTCGAGGTGCCGCTGGCCCTGACCCGGTTCGTCGAGCTTGCCGAGGGCGACACCGAGCGCGCGGTCGCCGAGATGCGCGAGGCCGGCGTCGTCCTCACCTGA
- a CDS encoding nicotinate phosphoribosyltransferase codes for MLQAALHDGTAGRRCAFEVFTRRLPEGRRYGVVAGTGRLVEALAGFRFPDEALAGLRERGVVDQQTCDWLADYRFTGDVSGYAEGEAFFAGSPVLTVEGSFAEAGILETLVLSVLNHDSAVASAASRMVTAGDGRPCIEMGSRRTHEEAAVAAARAAYLAGFAATSNLAAGHRHGIPTTGTAAHSWTLLHEREADAFQAQVDALGLGTTLLVDTYDIREGIRTAIEVAGPGLGAVRIDSGDLGVLAHQARDQLDALGATATRIVLSGDLDEHALAALATAPVDVYGVGTSVVTGSGAPTAGFVYKLVEVDGRAVAKRSEDKVTHGGRKTAVRRHRSSGTATEEVVRAQGDPAARDGDRKLQVALVRDGRPVGVPPLAESRDHLAHVLTTLPWEGLALSKGDPAIPTVNEGPQ; via the coding sequence ATGCTGCAGGCCGCCCTCCACGACGGGACCGCCGGGCGACGGTGCGCGTTCGAGGTGTTCACCCGGCGCCTGCCGGAGGGTCGCCGCTACGGCGTGGTCGCCGGGACCGGGCGCCTGGTCGAGGCGCTGGCCGGCTTCCGGTTCCCCGACGAGGCGCTGGCCGGGCTGCGCGAGCGCGGTGTCGTCGACCAGCAGACCTGCGACTGGCTGGCGGACTACCGGTTCACCGGCGACGTCTCCGGCTACGCCGAGGGCGAGGCGTTCTTCGCGGGGTCCCCGGTCCTGACCGTCGAGGGAAGCTTCGCCGAGGCGGGGATCCTGGAGACGCTGGTGCTCTCGGTGCTCAACCACGACAGCGCCGTCGCCTCGGCCGCCTCCCGGATGGTCACCGCCGGCGACGGCCGGCCATGCATCGAGATGGGCTCCCGGCGCACCCACGAGGAGGCCGCCGTCGCCGCCGCGCGCGCGGCGTACCTCGCGGGCTTCGCCGCCACCTCCAACCTGGCCGCCGGGCACCGGCACGGGATCCCGACCACCGGCACGGCCGCCCACTCCTGGACCCTGCTGCACGAGCGGGAGGCTGACGCCTTCCAGGCCCAGGTCGACGCGCTCGGACTGGGCACAACGCTGCTCGTCGACACCTACGACATCCGCGAGGGCATCCGCACCGCGATCGAGGTCGCGGGTCCGGGCCTCGGCGCGGTGCGCATCGACTCCGGCGACCTCGGCGTGCTCGCGCACCAGGCGCGCGACCAGCTCGACGCGCTCGGCGCGACCGCGACCCGGATCGTGCTGTCCGGCGACCTCGACGAGCACGCGCTCGCGGCGCTGGCCACGGCCCCGGTCGACGTCTACGGCGTCGGGACGTCCGTCGTGACCGGCTCCGGAGCCCCTACCGCCGGCTTCGTCTACAAGCTGGTCGAGGTCGACGGCCGGGCGGTCGCCAAGCGGTCCGAGGACAAGGTCACCCACGGCGGCCGCAAGACGGCGGTCCGACGCCACCGGTCGAGCGGCACGGCCACCGAGGAGGTCGTCCGGGCCCAGGGCGACCCCGCGGCCAGGGACGGGGACCGGAAGCTCCAGGTGGCGCTGGTGCGGGACGGGCGACCTGTCGGCGTGCCGCCGCTCGCCGAGTCCCGCGACCACCTCGCGCATGTCCTGACCACGCTGCCCTGGGAGGGGCTCGCGCTCTCCAAGGGCGACCCCGCCATCCCGACCGTCAACGAGGGGCCGCAGTGA
- the clpS gene encoding ATP-dependent Clp protease adapter ClpS, whose amino-acid sequence MSVAPMEVEETGTDEVVVPDKPWVTIVWNDPVNLMSYVAFVFQKHFGYAKEKAHELMLDVHEKGRAVVSSGTREEMERDVEAMHGYGLWATMQHDE is encoded by the coding sequence ATGTCCGTCGCTCCGATGGAGGTCGAGGAGACCGGCACCGACGAGGTAGTCGTGCCCGACAAGCCGTGGGTCACGATCGTGTGGAACGACCCGGTCAACCTGATGAGCTACGTGGCGTTCGTCTTCCAGAAGCACTTCGGCTACGCCAAGGAGAAGGCGCACGAGCTCATGCTCGACGTGCACGAGAAGGGCAGGGCGGTGGTCTCCTCGGGCACCCGCGAGGAGATGGAGCGCGACGTCGAGGCGATGCACGGCTACGGCCTGTGGGCGACCATGCAGCACGACGAGTAG
- a CDS encoding DUF2017 domain-containing protein: MVAHFKRARSGVLSVTFDATESRLLRHVFTEMLELLGDPASDVEDDPLAAAVGIGTSTEAPEDPALARLFPDGYTDDSDASADFRRYTEPGLRAQKRVALQTAVAMLGEGGQRLQVTDDEASAWLRALNDTRLVLGQRLDVTEDWDEVVESLAADDPRLPMFWVYDRLTYLEESLVQALW; the protein is encoded by the coding sequence GTGGTCGCACACTTCAAGAGGGCCCGGTCGGGCGTCCTGTCGGTGACCTTCGACGCCACCGAGTCGCGGCTGCTGCGCCACGTCTTCACCGAGATGCTCGAGCTCCTCGGCGACCCGGCGTCCGACGTGGAGGACGACCCTCTGGCAGCCGCCGTCGGCATCGGGACCTCGACCGAGGCGCCGGAGGACCCGGCCCTCGCGCGGCTCTTCCCGGACGGCTACACCGACGACTCGGACGCGTCGGCCGACTTCCGCCGCTACACGGAGCCGGGGCTGCGGGCCCAGAAGCGCGTGGCACTGCAGACGGCCGTGGCGATGCTGGGGGAGGGCGGGCAGCGGCTGCAGGTCACCGACGACGAGGCATCCGCGTGGCTGCGGGCCCTCAACGACACCCGGCTGGTCCTCGGGCAGCGGCTCGACGTCACCGAGGACTGGGACGAGGTCGTCGAGTCCCTGGCGGCCGACGACCCGCGGCTGCCGATGTTCTGGGTGTACGACCGGCTGACCTATCTCGAGGAGAGCCTGGTCCAGGCGCTGTGGTGA